The uncultured Desulfovibrio sp. genome contains a region encoding:
- a CDS encoding sulfite exporter TauE/SafE family protein: MDLLSLDPSQFITLTPVSVAFLLAVGFVGGLVSGFIGSGGAFILTPGMMGLGVPGAVAVASNMCHKFPKAMVGAIKRYRFGQVDVKLGMVIAATAGIGVQIGIRIQRFILEKWGQAGSDLYVSVSFVVVLVVVGSYILKDALRSSHSGKEDDESTPPLAQKLQAINLPPMMSFPKSGLRISLWFTLPVGIATGMLAATIAVGGFVGVPGLIYVIGVPGLIASGTELVTAFVMGLCGSVNWAMHGMIDIRLVFIILAGSLLGVQLGAIGTTYVKPIMIKYVMAAIMLIVAASRIVALPGYLSALGLIQMGPGILYLLKVVSFITMCAGLLVGAGMILGGMWRGQKRNRKEAALGSAA; the protein is encoded by the coding sequence ATGGATCTGCTCAGTCTTGACCCGTCCCAGTTCATCACACTCACGCCCGTTTCCGTGGCCTTTCTGCTGGCCGTGGGATTTGTGGGCGGGCTTGTAAGCGGTTTTATCGGTTCCGGCGGGGCCTTTATTCTCACGCCGGGCATGATGGGCCTGGGTGTGCCCGGTGCCGTGGCTGTTGCCAGCAACATGTGCCACAAGTTCCCCAAGGCCATGGTGGGCGCCATCAAGCGCTACCGCTTCGGTCAGGTGGATGTAAAATTGGGCATGGTTATCGCCGCCACAGCGGGCATAGGCGTACAGATTGGCATCCGCATTCAGCGTTTTATTCTGGAAAAATGGGGCCAGGCTGGGTCTGATCTTTACGTCAGCGTTTCCTTTGTGGTGGTTCTCGTTGTGGTGGGCAGCTACATTCTCAAGGATGCCCTGCGCTCCAGCCATTCTGGCAAGGAGGATGACGAAAGCACGCCGCCCCTTGCCCAAAAGTTGCAGGCCATCAACCTGCCGCCCATGATGTCCTTTCCCAAATCCGGCTTGCGTATTTCGCTGTGGTTTACCCTGCCCGTGGGCATAGCCACAGGTATGCTGGCCGCCACCATTGCCGTGGGCGGATTCGTGGGCGTGCCGGGGCTTATCTATGTGATCGGCGTACCCGGACTCATTGCATCCGGCACGGAACTTGTCACAGCCTTTGTCATGGGCCTGTGCGGCTCGGTCAACTGGGCCATGCACGGCATGATAGACATCCGCCTCGTCTTTATCATCCTGGCGGGCTCCCTGCTTGGCGTGCAGCTTGGGGCCATCGGCACCACCTACGTCAAACCCATCATGATCAAGTACGTCATGGCCGCCATCATGCTCATTGTTGCCGCAAGCCGTATTGTCGCCCTGCCGGGCTACCTCAGCGCGCTGGGGCTTATCCAGATGGGACCGGGGATTCTCTATCTGCTCAAGGTCGTGAGCTTCATAACCATGTGCGCCGGATTACTCGTTGGCGCGGGCATGATCCTTGGCGGCATGTGGCGCGGGCAAAAGCGCAACCGCAAAGAAGCGGCGCTGGGCAGCGCGGCCTGA
- the modB gene encoding molybdate ABC transporter permease subunit encodes MDFDLAFIWSPLELSLRVAGAATAVSFVVATLAAWRLARKKGPMPALLDALCSLPLVLPPTVLGYYLILLVGRRGVFGHGLAELGINLIFSWQGAVVAATVVVFPLIYKSARAALEQVDKHLEDAARTLGASEWRVFVSVSLPLAWKGIFAGIMLAFARGMGEFGATLMIAGNIPGKTQTLALAIYDAFQAGNDLQASWLVFITSAVCVALLMAAELLVKLKRRRR; translated from the coding sequence ATGGATTTTGACCTGGCGTTTATCTGGAGCCCGCTGGAGCTTTCGTTGCGCGTGGCAGGAGCGGCTACGGCTGTTTCCTTTGTTGTGGCAACGCTGGCGGCCTGGCGGCTGGCCCGCAAAAAAGGCCCCATGCCCGCCCTGCTGGACGCCCTGTGCTCGTTGCCGCTGGTGCTGCCCCCCACAGTGCTTGGCTACTATCTTATCTTGCTGGTGGGGCGGCGCGGCGTTTTTGGGCATGGGCTGGCAGAACTGGGCATCAATCTGATTTTTTCCTGGCAGGGGGCTGTGGTTGCAGCTACTGTTGTGGTTTTTCCGCTTATCTACAAGTCGGCCCGCGCAGCGCTGGAGCAGGTGGACAAACATCTGGAAGACGCGGCCCGCACGCTTGGGGCCTCGGAATGGCGGGTGTTTGTCAGCGTGTCTCTACCCTTGGCCTGGAAGGGTATTTTTGCGGGCATCATGCTGGCCTTTGCGCGCGGCATGGGCGAATTTGGCGCAACCCTGATGATTGCGGGCAATATCCCCGGCAAGACCCAGACCCTGGCCCTCGCCATCTACGATGCCTTTCAGGCGGGTAATGACCTCCAGGCCTCATGGCTTGTGTTCATTACCTCCGCCGTGTGCGTGGCCCTGCTGATGGCGGCGGAACTGCTTGTGAAACTCAAGAGGCGGCGCAGATGA
- a CDS encoding dicarboxylate/amino acid:cation symporter: MTKTSKKRPIPLPIQMVLGLVLGIVFGFIAPHFSQALAPVGTAFVQAIKMIVVPLVFTAITLGIYQMGNSAKQLGKVSVISLLYFFIATVVAIIIGLALNGIFHPGVGVNLSHTAELPKNINTTVNWTKFFLDMIPSNVFAAMSGTNLLPVLVFAVLLGLALASTGSRAKPLVDVLDALMGAVFKLTGWIIALSPIAIFAIIAWLFSTQGMHTILALLKLVLVMYLGLGVLLVLFAILMLCIGEHPLKTAKAVSEPVILAFATRSSEATLPLHMEKLVEMGVPKAVASVVLPLGYAFNRDGSIMYFALAVGFLADAYNIPLDPSTLLSIIVVTTLASKGSANVPSGGLVAIAMVLTTIGIPVEALAIIAGVDAFLDMGRTAVNVVSNTVAVKLVMRWAGIAYEPTEETAEV, encoded by the coding sequence ATGACAAAAACCAGCAAAAAGCGGCCCATTCCGCTGCCAATTCAGATGGTGCTCGGCCTTGTTCTGGGCATTGTGTTCGGCTTTATTGCGCCGCACTTTTCCCAGGCTCTGGCCCCGGTGGGTACGGCCTTTGTGCAGGCCATCAAGATGATCGTGGTGCCGCTGGTGTTCACGGCCATCACCCTTGGCATCTACCAGATGGGCAACAGCGCCAAGCAGTTGGGCAAGGTTTCCGTTATCAGCCTGCTCTATTTTTTCATTGCCACGGTGGTGGCGATCATCATTGGCCTGGCCCTCAACGGCATTTTCCACCCCGGCGTGGGCGTCAACCTGTCGCACACGGCTGAACTGCCCAAGAACATCAATACCACGGTCAACTGGACAAAGTTTTTTCTCGACATGATCCCCTCCAACGTGTTCGCGGCCATGTCGGGCACCAACCTCCTGCCCGTGCTGGTGTTCGCTGTGCTGCTGGGCCTTGCGTTGGCCTCCACCGGCAGCAGGGCAAAGCCCCTCGTTGACGTGCTGGACGCTCTGATGGGCGCTGTTTTCAAGCTCACGGGCTGGATCATCGCCCTGTCGCCCATCGCCATTTTTGCCATCATTGCCTGGCTGTTTTCCACGCAGGGCATGCACACCATTCTGGCCCTGCTCAAGCTGGTTCTGGTCATGTATCTGGGGCTTGGCGTGCTGCTGGTGCTGTTCGCCATTTTGATGCTCTGCATCGGCGAACACCCCCTCAAGACCGCCAAGGCCGTGAGCGAACCTGTGATTCTGGCCTTTGCCACGCGCTCGTCAGAGGCGACACTGCCCCTGCACATGGAAAAACTGGTGGAAATGGGCGTTCCCAAGGCCGTAGCCTCTGTGGTGCTGCCTCTGGGCTATGCCTTCAACCGCGACGGCTCCATCATGTATTTTGCGCTGGCCGTGGGCTTTCTGGCGGATGCCTATAACATTCCGCTGGATCCCAGCACCCTGCTTTCCATCATCGTGGTGACCACGCTTGCCAGCAAGGGCAGCGCCAACGTGCCCTCAGGCGGCCTTGTGGCCATTGCCATGGTGCTGACCACCATTGGCATTCCTGTGGAGGCTCTGGCCATTATCGCGGGTGTGGACGCTTTCCTGGACATGGGCCGTACAGCCGTCAACGTGGTCAGCAACACCGTCGCGGTGAAGCTTGTCATGCGCTGGGCGGGCATAGCCTATGAACCGACGGAAGAAACCGCCGAAGTCTAA
- a CDS encoding GntR family transcriptional regulator has product MKQTNTKASSTAYEAIRSMIAQGQLSPGEELSERSLAESLQLGRTPVREAIKDLCREGVLMSVPLRGTFVQRLSVEDLKEIHEVRLALEGMAAKLAAEKGGSPELRACLAELQALPNGPELDTFEAQRIGWDFHKTIFQAAGNTRLAKLYADVRVQNSLAMQRVKNYDAERTRVVIKEHIAIGNAILDRNQTLAHQLVWDHLQKAMETKLRSLLAVLD; this is encoded by the coding sequence ATGAAGCAGACAAACACCAAGGCATCTTCCACAGCGTATGAGGCCATCCGTTCCATGATCGCGCAGGGGCAGCTCAGCCCCGGCGAAGAACTGTCGGAACGCAGCCTGGCTGAAAGCCTGCAGCTTGGGCGCACGCCAGTGCGCGAGGCCATCAAGGATCTGTGCAGGGAGGGCGTTCTCATGAGCGTGCCCCTGCGGGGCACCTTTGTGCAGCGCCTGTCTGTGGAAGACCTGAAAGAAATTCACGAGGTGCGTCTGGCGCTCGAAGGCATGGCCGCCAAGCTGGCGGCAGAAAAAGGCGGCAGCCCTGAGCTGCGGGCTTGTCTTGCCGAACTTCAGGCCCTGCCCAACGGGCCGGAGCTTGATACCTTTGAAGCGCAGCGCATCGGCTGGGATTTCCACAAAACTATATTTCAGGCCGCTGGCAACACGCGGCTGGCAAAACTCTATGCAGACGTGCGCGTGCAGAACTCCTTGGCCATGCAGCGCGTCAAAAATTACGATGCAGAACGGACACGCGTGGTGATCAAGGAACACATCGCCATTGGCAACGCTATTCTGGATCGCAATCAAACCCTGGCTCACCAGCTTGTCTGGGATCATCTGCAAAAGGCCATGGAAACGAAACTGCGCTCACTGCTTGCAGTTCTCGACTAA
- a CDS encoding TIGR01212 family radical SAM protein (This family includes YhcC from E. coli K-12, an uncharacterized radical SAM protein.) — MQRWHTLAAYYNRRYGSRVQKIPLDAGASCPNRDGTLSFSGCTFCNANGSGSGRAKQGNSLLQQWNFWRSIYLRDDPNTRFIAYLQSFSNTYGPSERLQQLLQTVRQLPGCFGIAVGTRPDCLDDEKLDMLAGLDCDLWLELGLQTAHDQTLARINRGHTAASAENALRTAAARDIAVCAHLMAGLPGEDEGHFLQSLDWALSLPISGLKLHNVYVPKGTELARQYTAGQYHPLWRDEYVDLLCAALPRIPSHIVMHRLQSDPAPGELLAPAWGTDKRGLLGDLRRALGARDIWQGKFCDSPEVCPAVFLSAGGVSVDF; from the coding sequence ATGCAGCGCTGGCATACTCTGGCCGCTTATTATAATCGACGCTACGGCAGCCGGGTGCAAAAAATTCCACTTGACGCCGGGGCCTCCTGCCCCAACCGCGACGGTACGCTTTCGTTTTCCGGCTGCACGTTTTGCAATGCCAATGGGTCCGGCTCGGGCCGCGCAAAACAGGGCAATTCCCTACTGCAACAGTGGAATTTCTGGCGTTCCATATACCTGCGGGACGACCCCAATACGCGCTTTATTGCATACCTGCAATCCTTCTCTAACACGTATGGGCCATCAGAACGCTTGCAACAACTGCTCCAAACGGTTCGCCAACTGCCCGGCTGTTTTGGAATTGCCGTAGGAACCCGCCCCGACTGCCTTGATGACGAAAAGCTCGACATGCTCGCGGGCCTTGATTGCGACCTCTGGCTGGAACTGGGCCTGCAGACGGCCCATGACCAAACCCTGGCCCGCATTAACCGGGGCCATACCGCAGCCAGCGCTGAAAATGCCCTGCGCACGGCCGCCGCGCGCGATATTGCCGTATGCGCTCACCTCATGGCCGGTCTGCCCGGTGAAGACGAAGGCCATTTTCTGCAAAGCCTCGACTGGGCGCTCTCCCTGCCGATAAGCGGTCTCAAACTGCACAACGTCTACGTGCCCAAGGGGACGGAACTTGCCCGCCAGTACACCGCAGGCCAGTATCACCCCCTCTGGCGCGATGAATACGTCGACCTCCTCTGCGCCGCCCTGCCGCGCATCCCTTCGCACATCGTCATGCACCGCCTCCAGAGCGACCCCGCCCCCGGAGAACTGCTGGCTCCCGCCTGGGGCACGGACAAGCGCGGCCTGCTGGGAGATTTGCGGCGGGCGCTGGGGGCGAGGGATATATGGCAAGGCAAGTTCTGCGACTCCCCCGAGGTGTGTCCGGCGGTCTTTTTGAGCGCTGGCGGCGTCAGTGTGGATTTTTGA
- a CDS encoding TOBE domain-containing protein, whose protein sequence is MEKNKNREEMAALLRSLSSADRAWLRQRLMRRDSAALLQDTGRISPRELLAVETWLWERASAARGPREKRPRLRMWLIFMLLRYAALRLVEIFEIMPVHLDFQDGVIHVPGSNDGPGREVPLPLTISRRLKRVLEDPALFPETRELMRCDASYVRRCLQQCGAACGLPKGLLSARALRHTRALELGRQGLPLPVVDIFLGRRSAPGQSGIVRCDPQEAKRLLREQLQRERPMKTSARNVFQGRITSLRQSGLLVEVVLRTAGGLRVASLITDESAKTLALNEGKLVNASIKAPWVLVQGGELSPKSSPPAENCFTGVVERVREDEMVAEILVALGEGSQVCALRNRGPENPINLVAGQTVTVFFKAFSVILTVD, encoded by the coding sequence ATGGAAAAAAACAAAAACCGTGAGGAAATGGCCGCGCTTTTGCGCTCTCTCTCTTCCGCAGACAGGGCATGGCTGCGCCAGCGCCTTATGCGGCGCGACTCCGCCGCCCTGCTGCAGGATACAGGGCGCATCAGCCCGCGCGAGCTTCTGGCCGTGGAAACATGGTTGTGGGAACGGGCCAGCGCCGCCCGAGGCCCGCGCGAAAAACGCCCCCGCCTGCGCATGTGGCTGATTTTCATGCTGCTGCGTTATGCGGCCCTGCGGCTTGTGGAAATTTTTGAGATCATGCCCGTGCATCTTGATTTTCAGGACGGCGTTATCCATGTGCCGGGCAGCAATGATGGCCCTGGGCGCGAGGTTCCCCTGCCGCTTACCATCAGCCGCCGCCTCAAGCGCGTGCTGGAAGACCCGGCGCTGTTTCCTGAAACACGCGAGCTCATGCGCTGCGACGCCAGTTACGTGCGCCGCTGCCTGCAACAGTGCGGCGCTGCCTGCGGCCTGCCCAAGGGCCTTTTGAGCGCCCGCGCCCTGCGCCATACCCGCGCCCTTGAGCTGGGCAGACAAGGCCTGCCCCTGCCCGTTGTGGATATTTTTCTTGGCCGGCGATCCGCGCCCGGCCAGAGCGGCATTGTCCGCTGCGACCCGCAGGAGGCCAAACGCCTGCTGCGCGAACAACTGCAAAGGGAGCGACCCATGAAAACCAGTGCGCGCAACGTCTTTCAGGGGCGCATAACCTCATTGCGCCAGAGCGGGCTGCTGGTCGAAGTGGTGCTGCGCACCGCAGGCGGCCTGCGTGTGGCCTCGCTCATTACGGACGAAAGCGCCAAGACCCTGGCCCTCAATGAAGGCAAGCTGGTCAATGCCAGCATCAAGGCCCCCTGGGTGCTGGTGCAGGGGGGCGAACTCTCGCCCAAAAGTTCCCCTCCGGCGGAAAACTGTTTTACCGGCGTGGTGGAAAGGGTGCGGGAAGATGAAATGGTGGCCGAAATTCTGGTGGCACTCGGCGAAGGCAGTCAGGTCTGCGCCCTGCGCAACCGTGGGCCGGAAAACCCCATCAATCTCGTGGCCGGGCAGACCGTAACGGTATTTTTCAAGGCTTTTTCCGTCATTCTCACCGTAGATTAG
- a CDS encoding GntG family PLP-dependent aldolase produces MPVVDLRSDTLTIPTEAMRAAMREAEVGDDGRVDAEGRGGDPTVNRLEDHAAELLGKEAALFCPSGTMANLVALATWCERGDAAALEPDLHVFRTEKSPFMEKFLGVKPVFYARDAEGMPEVASFASACATPGLKLACVENSHNFGGGICVSLARQQALAATARKAAVPVHMDGARLFNAAVALGVDAAHLAACADSVMFCLSKGLGAPFGSVLCGTREFVAQARQTRKLLGGGMRQAGIMAAAGLVALRTGIERLAEDHENARHLGAALAAYDEFVLTPVQSNIVMLDISASGRSSEWFEQKLAPLGLLAKGMGKNHLRLTTYNGVGRQDMARAIEAFERFMEENRALWK; encoded by the coding sequence ATGCCTGTAGTCGATCTGCGCAGTGATACCCTGACCATTCCCACCGAGGCCATGCGTGCCGCCATGCGCGAGGCCGAAGTGGGCGATGATGGCCGTGTTGATGCGGAAGGGCGCGGCGGCGACCCCACAGTCAATCGGCTGGAAGATCATGCCGCCGAACTGCTGGGCAAGGAAGCCGCGCTTTTTTGCCCGTCGGGAACCATGGCCAATCTCGTCGCGCTGGCAACCTGGTGCGAGCGTGGGGATGCTGCGGCTCTGGAGCCGGACCTGCATGTGTTCCGCACCGAAAAGTCGCCCTTCATGGAAAAATTCCTGGGTGTTAAGCCGGTGTTTTATGCGCGTGATGCGGAGGGCATGCCCGAAGTCGCGTCCTTTGCGTCCGCTTGCGCGACGCCGGGCCTCAAGCTGGCCTGTGTGGAAAACAGCCACAACTTCGGCGGCGGCATCTGCGTGTCGCTGGCGCGGCAGCAGGCGCTGGCCGCTACGGCCCGCAAGGCGGCTGTCCCCGTGCACATGGACGGCGCAAGGCTGTTCAACGCCGCCGTGGCCCTCGGGGTGGACGCCGCGCATCTGGCCGCCTGCGCGGACAGCGTGATGTTCTGCCTTTCCAAGGGGCTGGGCGCTCCGTTCGGTTCCGTGCTGTGCGGAACGCGCGAGTTCGTTGCCCAGGCGCGGCAGACGCGCAAATTGCTTGGCGGCGGCATGCGGCAGGCGGGCATTATGGCCGCTGCCGGGCTGGTGGCCTTGCGCACGGGCATTGAGCGCCTTGCGGAAGACCACGAAAACGCCCGCCATCTCGGCGCGGCCTTGGCGGCCTATGACGAGTTTGTGCTCACGCCTGTGCAGAGCAATATTGTGATGCTGGATATAAGCGCTTCCGGCAGGTCTTCAGAATGGTTCGAGCAAAAGCTTGCGCCTCTGGGGCTGCTGGCTAAGGGCATGGGCAAGAATCATCTGCGGCTGACAACTTACAATGGCGTGGGGCGTCAGGATATGGCGCGAGCCATTGAGGCCTTTGAGCGCTTTATGGAAGAAAACCGCGCCCTGTGGAAGTAA
- a CDS encoding ATP-binding cassette domain-containing protein, protein MISLRLVKSFRNGVTPFNLDVRYDIGDEHKCAVLFGPSGSGKSLTMQCLAGLTKPDAGHIRIGDCTLYDAAQGVFVSVQKRRIGYMFQDYALFPHLSLLQNVAYPRTGCWPWKVRGEERDKAQAMLERLGIGHLAAHLPSQISGGQRQRAALARALNADPLLLLLDEPFSALDPLLRERLREELLELMDDLTIPAVIISHDPDDVDTFAGGLVLYDRGGARTVPDYADLRKDFATAGKCLRHLQEQVWACQSA, encoded by the coding sequence ATGATTTCGTTGCGGCTGGTAAAAAGTTTCAGGAACGGGGTTACGCCCTTCAACCTGGATGTGCGCTACGATATCGGCGACGAGCACAAGTGCGCCGTGCTTTTTGGCCCTTCCGGTTCCGGCAAGTCGCTGACCATGCAGTGTCTGGCGGGGCTGACAAAGCCCGACGCAGGCCACATCCGCATTGGCGACTGTACGTTGTACGATGCCGCGCAGGGCGTGTTTGTTTCTGTGCAGAAGCGGCGCATCGGCTACATGTTTCAGGATTACGCCCTGTTTCCGCACCTGAGCCTGTTGCAGAACGTGGCCTATCCGCGCACGGGCTGCTGGCCCTGGAAGGTGCGCGGCGAGGAGCGCGACAAGGCGCAGGCCATGCTGGAACGCTTGGGCATCGGGCATCTGGCGGCCCACCTACCCTCGCAGATATCTGGCGGGCAGCGGCAACGCGCGGCTCTGGCGCGGGCGCTCAATGCAGACCCCTTGCTTCTGCTGCTTGATGAGCCTTTTTCCGCCCTTGATCCCCTGCTGCGTGAACGCCTGCGCGAAGAACTGCTCGAACTGATGGATGACCTGACCATCCCTGCCGTGATTATCAGTCACGACCCTGACGATGTGGATACCTTTGCGGGCGGGCTTGTGCTCTATGACCGGGGCGGCGCGCGCACGGTGCCGGACTATGCAGATCTGCGCAAGGATTTTGCCACAGCGGGCAAGTGTCTGCGGCATTTGCAGGAGCAGGTCTGGGCCTGTCAATCGGCCTGA
- a CDS encoding GGDEF domain-containing protein: protein MRIFTRSLKAQFIEAFTLLILLSSCFLAAITGREASSEARYERGLLLTNRVQSLAKALDQSMWFWIKEVGTLRHTVGLIGGDMKKLSIAVNRLQDTMPAFAWIGLMNPQGKVLVATDGVLEGADLSICAIFRQGKNGLFVGDVRKATLLAQLLPHPENSPMKFVDISMPIGEGDLKDWVLVAHLSWAWAREVEEFILSGEGSDTNTKIMVLGADGSVILGGDTEKPLALPLLQELERSTSAWAVETWPDGIAYLTAAVSCTGFKDYDGLQWSVVARQSLDAAYEPVRRLVARILVAGLLLAVLFALVAGYIAQRTIAPLKALTAAADRLSRGERVTIPRNRGIREIEVLSASLSTLVENLTRTERDRNRIQHTAERDALTGLLNRHGLAARIEEAMPSLTQSQGLVELLYMDLDGFKPVNDAHGHHVGDAVLTILGQRLTRCLRKDDVLVRLGGDEFLALLGHTRGTPDILRTINRIREDVGAPISIDGLMLRIGISIGHATWHCANESVEDALKRADSELYMVKRMSKSSQEML, encoded by the coding sequence ATGCGCATATTCACGCGCAGCCTCAAGGCGCAGTTTATTGAGGCATTCACGCTGCTTATCCTGCTGTCATCATGCTTTCTTGCGGCCATAACCGGGCGCGAAGCCAGCAGCGAGGCCCGCTACGAACGCGGCCTGCTGCTGACCAACCGTGTGCAATCCCTTGCCAAGGCCCTTGATCAGTCCATGTGGTTCTGGATCAAGGAGGTGGGCACTCTGCGCCACACGGTTGGGCTAATCGGCGGCGATATGAAAAAACTATCCATCGCCGTGAACCGGTTGCAGGACACCATGCCCGCCTTTGCCTGGATCGGCCTCATGAATCCCCAGGGCAAGGTTCTGGTCGCCACCGATGGAGTGCTGGAAGGAGCAGATCTTTCCATCTGCGCCATCTTCCGCCAGGGCAAAAACGGCCTCTTTGTGGGCGACGTGCGCAAGGCCACCCTGCTTGCCCAGCTGCTGCCCCACCCAGAAAACTCCCCGATGAAATTTGTGGACATCAGCATGCCCATTGGCGAGGGCGATCTGAAAGACTGGGTGCTGGTAGCCCATCTGAGCTGGGCGTGGGCCAGAGAGGTGGAGGAATTCATCCTTTCGGGCGAAGGATCGGATACGAACACCAAGATCATGGTTCTAGGTGCAGACGGTAGCGTCATTCTGGGCGGCGACACTGAAAAGCCCCTGGCCCTGCCCCTGCTGCAAGAACTTGAGCGCTCCACTTCGGCCTGGGCCGTAGAAACATGGCCCGATGGCATTGCCTACCTCACCGCGGCAGTAAGCTGCACGGGATTCAAAGACTACGATGGCTTGCAGTGGAGCGTGGTTGCGCGGCAATCGCTGGATGCCGCCTACGAACCCGTGCGTCGCCTTGTGGCGCGCATTCTTGTGGCTGGCCTCTTACTGGCGGTGCTGTTCGCACTGGTTGCCGGATACATCGCCCAGCGCACCATTGCCCCCCTCAAGGCGCTTACCGCAGCTGCAGACAGGCTCAGCCGGGGCGAACGCGTCACCATTCCGCGCAATCGGGGCATACGCGAAATTGAAGTACTTTCAGCCTCCTTGTCCACACTGGTCGAAAACCTCACGCGCACAGAAAGAGACCGGAACCGCATCCAGCATACTGCAGAGCGCGATGCCCTCACAGGCCTGCTGAACAGGCACGGTCTGGCTGCGCGCATTGAAGAGGCCATGCCCAGCCTGACGCAAAGCCAGGGGCTGGTCGAACTGCTGTATATGGATCTGGACGGCTTCAAACCAGTCAACGATGCGCACGGGCACCACGTGGGCGATGCCGTGCTGACCATTCTGGGGCAGCGCCTCACCCGGTGCCTGCGTAAGGATGACGTACTGGTGCGACTGGGAGGCGATGAATTTCTGGCCCTGCTCGGCCATACCAGGGGCACACCAGACATACTGCGCACAATTAACCGCATCCGCGAGGATGTGGGAGCGCCCATTTCCATCGACGGCCTCATGCTGCGCATCGGCATCAGCATAGGGCACGCCACATGGCACTGCGCGAACGAGTCTGTTGAAGATGCGCTCAAAAGGGCCGACAGCGAACTTTACATGGTCAAACGGATGTCAAAATCCTCGCAGGAAATGCTGTAG
- the modA gene encoding molybdate ABC transporter substrate-binding protein, with product MKKTAYARGAFCRIALALGCVALLSLPVQAAEITVSAAASLTNAFNEIKGVFEKKHTGLQVHTNYAASNPLLKQIQEGAPVDVFASADQGTMDKAVAAKVVDPATRKDFALNDLVLIVPAGSKKPAKLEDIKAFKRVAIGNPDSVPAGRYTKDALNTAKLWEAVQPQLILGNSVRQVLDYVARGEVDAGFVYRTDAKLLADKVEVVMIVEGHDPVSYPIAVATTGKDAKMGQEFLNFVLSPEGQAVLAKYGFSKP from the coding sequence ATGAAAAAGACTGCATACGCTCGTGGGGCCTTTTGCCGCATAGCTTTGGCGCTGGGTTGCGTAGCCTTGCTCAGCCTTCCCGTTCAGGCTGCGGAAATAACCGTTTCTGCCGCTGCCAGCCTTACCAATGCCTTTAACGAAATCAAAGGCGTGTTTGAAAAGAAGCACACCGGCTTGCAGGTGCACACCAACTATGCTGCCTCCAATCCGCTGCTCAAACAGATTCAGGAAGGCGCGCCCGTAGACGTTTTTGCCTCTGCCGACCAGGGCACCATGGACAAGGCCGTGGCCGCCAAGGTTGTTGACCCCGCCACGCGCAAGGATTTTGCGCTCAACGACCTCGTGCTTATCGTGCCCGCTGGCTCCAAAAAGCCCGCCAAGCTTGAAGACATCAAGGCATTCAAGCGTGTTGCCATCGGCAATCCCGATTCGGTGCCCGCCGGACGTTACACCAAGGACGCGCTGAACACCGCCAAACTGTGGGAAGCCGTGCAGCCCCAGCTTATCCTGGGCAACAGCGTGCGTCAGGTGCTGGACTATGTGGCCCGTGGCGAGGTTGATGCCGGTTTTGTTTACCGTACAGATGCCAAGCTGCTTGCGGACAAGGTTGAAGTGGTCATGATTGTGGAAGGTCACGATCCCGTGAGCTATCCCATTGCCGTTGCCACCACTGGCAAGGATGCCAAGATGGGCCAGGAATTTCTGAACTTTGTGCTTTCGCCTGAAGGGCAGGCAGTGCTCGCCAAGTACGGTTTCTCCAAGCCGTAG